A window of Streptomyces armeniacus contains these coding sequences:
- a CDS encoding urease accessory protein UreF, with protein sequence MPPLDAPQPVPQPGPEGVPVRQGARTALLVLADGRFPAGGHAHSGGVEAAVAAGRVVDARTLAEFCRGRLHTAGLVAAALAAAAALGADPLALDDAADARTPSPALRGTARRLGRQLLRVARATWPHPEFDALAAARPRGAHQPVVLGLTARAAGLGAADAAHCAAYESVGGPASAAVRLLGLDPFDATGVLARLAPEVDRLGADATEAARRALESGTDALPAASAPLLEIGAEAHAGRPVRLFAS encoded by the coding sequence ATGCCGCCCCTCGACGCACCGCAGCCCGTGCCGCAGCCGGGGCCAGAGGGGGTGCCCGTGCGGCAGGGCGCCCGTACGGCGCTGCTCGTGCTGGCCGACGGCCGGTTCCCCGCGGGCGGCCACGCGCACTCCGGCGGCGTGGAGGCCGCCGTCGCCGCGGGCCGCGTCGTGGACGCGCGGACCCTCGCGGAGTTCTGCCGCGGCCGGCTGCACACCGCCGGGCTGGTCGCGGCCGCGCTCGCCGCTGCCGCCGCACTCGGCGCCGACCCGCTCGCGCTGGACGACGCCGCGGACGCCCGTACACCCTCCCCCGCCCTGCGCGGCACCGCCCGCAGGCTCGGCCGCCAGCTGCTCCGTGTCGCCCGCGCCACCTGGCCGCACCCGGAGTTCGACGCGCTCGCCGCCGCCCGCCCCCGCGGCGCGCACCAGCCCGTCGTTCTCGGGCTGACGGCGCGCGCCGCCGGGCTCGGCGCCGCCGACGCCGCGCACTGCGCCGCGTACGAGAGCGTCGGCGGCCCGGCTTCCGCCGCCGTACGGCTGCTCGGCCTGGACCCGTTCGACGCCACCGGCGTGCTCGCCCGGCTCGCCCCGGAAGTCGACCGGCTCGGCGCGGACGCCACCGAAGCGGCGCGGCGCGCCCTGGAGTCGGGCACCGACGCGCTGCCCGCCGCGTCCGCACCGCTGCTGGAGATCGGGGCGGAGGCGCACGCCGGCCGGCCGGTCCGCCTCTTCGCCTCCTGA
- a CDS encoding urease subunit alpha: MAELSRAEPSRADLSRAEPSRAELSRAAYADLFGPTTGDRIRLGDTDLLAEIEEDRCGGPGRAGDEAVFGGGKVIRESMGQSRVTRAEGAPDTVVTGAVVIDHWGVVKADVGIRDGRITALGKAGNPDTMDGVGPGLVIGPETEVVAGNGRILTAGAIDAHVHFISPGLIDEALASGVTTLIGGGTGPAEGSKATTVTPGAWHLARMFDALESSPVNVGFLGKGNTVNAASLHAQLRAGALGFKIHEDWGATPAVIDACLDVCEETGAQLSVHTDTLNEAGFVADTFAAVGGRTLHAFHVEGAGGGHAPDMLTAVSMPNVLPSSTNPTRPHTVNTVDEHLDMLMVCHHLNPGVPEDLAFAESRIRPTTIAAEDVLHDLGAISMMSSDSQAMGRAGEVVLRTWQTAHVMKRRRGPLPGDTRADNRRIRRYVAKYTLNPAVAQGVDHEIGSVEPGKLADLVLWEPAFFGVKPYAVLKGGQIAYAQAGDASASIPTPQPVLARRMFGGYGRAPAAVSLGFVAPTALEDGLPERLGLGRRLVAARSTRGLGKADMRENDALPRVEVTPDSFAVTVDGELVEPEPAAELPLAQRYFLF; the protein is encoded by the coding sequence ATGGCTGAGCTGTCCCGCGCCGAACCGTCCCGCGCTGACCTGTCCCGCGCCGAACCGTCCCGCGCCGAGCTGTCCCGCGCCGCGTACGCCGACCTGTTCGGGCCGACCACGGGCGACCGGATCCGGCTCGGCGACACCGATCTGCTGGCCGAGATCGAGGAGGACCGCTGCGGCGGCCCCGGACGCGCCGGCGACGAGGCGGTGTTCGGCGGCGGCAAGGTGATCCGCGAGTCGATGGGCCAGTCCCGCGTGACGCGTGCCGAGGGCGCGCCGGACACCGTCGTCACCGGCGCCGTGGTGATCGACCACTGGGGCGTCGTGAAGGCCGACGTCGGCATACGGGACGGGCGGATCACCGCGCTCGGCAAGGCCGGCAACCCGGACACCATGGACGGCGTCGGCCCCGGGCTCGTCATCGGGCCCGAGACGGAGGTCGTCGCGGGCAACGGCCGCATCCTCACCGCCGGCGCCATCGACGCGCACGTCCACTTCATCTCCCCCGGACTGATCGACGAGGCCCTGGCCTCCGGTGTCACCACGCTGATCGGCGGCGGCACCGGCCCGGCCGAGGGCAGCAAGGCGACGACCGTCACGCCGGGCGCGTGGCATCTGGCCCGGATGTTCGACGCGCTGGAGTCCAGCCCGGTGAATGTCGGATTCCTCGGCAAGGGCAACACCGTGAACGCCGCGTCCCTGCACGCCCAACTGCGGGCCGGCGCCCTCGGGTTCAAGATCCACGAGGACTGGGGTGCCACCCCCGCCGTCATCGACGCCTGCCTGGACGTGTGCGAGGAGACCGGCGCCCAGCTGTCCGTCCACACGGACACGCTGAACGAGGCCGGGTTCGTCGCGGACACCTTCGCGGCGGTCGGCGGCCGTACGCTGCACGCGTTCCACGTCGAGGGGGCAGGCGGCGGGCACGCGCCGGACATGCTCACGGCGGTGTCGATGCCCAACGTGCTGCCCAGCTCCACCAATCCGACCCGGCCGCACACCGTCAACACCGTCGACGAGCACCTCGACATGCTGATGGTCTGCCACCACCTCAACCCCGGGGTGCCGGAGGACCTCGCCTTCGCGGAGTCCCGTATCCGGCCGACGACGATCGCCGCCGAGGACGTCCTGCACGACCTCGGCGCCATCTCGATGATGTCGTCCGACTCGCAGGCGATGGGCCGCGCGGGCGAGGTCGTGCTGCGTACGTGGCAGACCGCGCACGTGATGAAGCGCAGGCGCGGCCCGCTGCCCGGCGACACGCGCGCCGACAACCGGCGGATCCGGCGCTACGTCGCGAAGTACACCCTCAACCCCGCCGTCGCGCAGGGCGTCGACCACGAGATCGGCTCCGTCGAGCCGGGCAAGCTCGCCGACCTGGTGCTGTGGGAGCCGGCGTTCTTCGGGGTGAAGCCGTACGCCGTGCTCAAGGGCGGCCAGATCGCGTACGCGCAGGCGGGCGACGCCAGCGCGTCCATCCCGACGCCGCAACCCGTCCTGGCGCGGCGGATGTTCGGCGGATACGGCCGGGCGCCCGCCGCCGTCTCGCTCGGCTTCGTGGCCCCGACGGCGCTGGAGGACGGGCTGCCCGAACGGCTCGGGCTCGGCCGCCGCCTGGTGGCGGCCCGCTCCACGCGCGGGCTCGGCAAGGCGGACATGCGCGAGAACGACGCCCTGCCGCGCGTCGAGGTGACGCCGGACAGCTTCGCCGTCACCGTCGACGGGGAGCTCGTCGAGCCCGAACCGGCCGCCGAACTGCCGCTCGCGCAGCGCTACTTCCTCTTCTGA
- the ureG gene encoding urease accessory protein UreG: MHLDPLDPLDPLGHAAEPRERHTYGAESGARSAVRPDGTRRALRVGLGGPVGSGKTATVAALCGALRGELSLAVVTNDIYTREDAEFLLREGVLAPERITAVETGACPHTAIRDDISANLEAVEDLEDETGPLDLVLVESGGDNLTATFSRGLVDAQVFVIDVAGGDDIPRKGGPGVTTADLLVVNKTDLAPFVGADLTRMAADARGQRGTLPVVFQSLRAPGGVREVADWVRARHTAWTARP, from the coding sequence ATGCATCTCGACCCGCTCGACCCGCTCGACCCGCTCGGCCACGCCGCCGAGCCGCGCGAACGCCACACGTACGGCGCGGAGTCCGGCGCGCGCTCCGCCGTACGGCCCGACGGCACGCGCCGCGCCCTGCGCGTCGGCCTCGGCGGACCGGTGGGCTCCGGCAAGACCGCGACCGTGGCCGCTCTCTGCGGCGCGCTGCGCGGCGAGCTGTCCCTCGCCGTCGTCACCAACGACATCTACACCCGCGAGGACGCCGAATTCCTGCTGCGCGAGGGCGTCCTGGCGCCCGAGCGGATCACCGCCGTGGAGACCGGCGCGTGCCCGCACACCGCCATCCGCGACGACATCTCCGCCAACCTGGAGGCGGTCGAGGACCTGGAGGACGAGACGGGCCCGCTCGACCTGGTGCTCGTCGAGTCCGGCGGCGACAACCTCACCGCCACCTTCTCCCGCGGCCTCGTCGACGCGCAGGTCTTCGTGATCGACGTGGCGGGCGGCGACGACATCCCGCGCAAGGGTGGCCCGGGTGTCACCACCGCGGACCTGCTGGTGGTCAACAAGACGGACCTCGCCCCGTTCGTCGGCGCCGACCTGACGCGGATGGCCGCCGACGCCCGAGGTCAGCGCGGCACGCTGCCGGTGGTGTTCCAGTCGCTCCGCGCGCCCGGCGGGGTGCGCGAAGTCGCGGACTGGGTACGCGCGCGGCACACGGCCTGGACCGCGCGCCCGTGA
- a CDS encoding cupin domain-containing protein translates to MAQTSELVRQLDLQPHVEGGWFRETWRTGAQGAPDGYPGPRAYATGIYFLLHPGESSRWHRVRSDELWLWHLGGPLRLRLGGDGAVPDESGADDTVLGPGVASGERPQFLIPGGLWQAAEPAGTEPVLVTCVVAPGFDFDDFTDIKDVRTG, encoded by the coding sequence ATGGCGCAGACATCTGAACTCGTGCGGCAGCTGGACCTGCAACCCCACGTCGAAGGCGGCTGGTTCCGCGAGACGTGGCGGACCGGCGCGCAGGGCGCGCCGGACGGGTACCCCGGGCCGCGGGCGTACGCCACCGGCATCTACTTCCTGCTGCACCCCGGCGAGTCCTCGCGGTGGCACCGCGTACGCTCCGACGAGCTCTGGCTGTGGCACCTGGGCGGGCCGCTGCGCCTGCGGCTGGGCGGCGACGGGGCCGTCCCGGACGAGTCGGGCGCCGACGACACGGTGCTGGGGCCGGGCGTGGCCTCCGGCGAGCGGCCGCAGTTCCTCATCCCCGGCGGCCTCTGGCAGGCCGCCGAACCGGCGGGCACGGAACCGGTCCTGGTGACGTGCGTCGTCGCCCCCGGCTTCGACTTCGACGACTTCACCGACATCAAGGACGTCCGGACGGGCTGA
- a CDS encoding urease accessory protein UreD yields MTVADSDRTDAGASARAEAPAAARADAPRAATPCGVRATARVTAAPDGRGGTALPVLAGDGPLALRRVRADGTWARALLVGAMSGPLGGDRFAVEAAVRSGARLRLGSVAATLALPGRHGDAARHGVRLTVDDDADLHWLPEQLIAAEGSDLAVTTYAELAPRARLVLREEQVLGRAGDAAPGRLTSRLRVHRAGRVLLDQELACGPGAPGGWDGPAVLAGHRALGQLVVVRPEFADGPPTARLLGDHAALTPLAGPAALVQVLGADALEVRRVLDGALDGLLG; encoded by the coding sequence GTGACCGTGGCCGACAGCGACCGTACGGACGCCGGTGCCTCCGCGCGCGCGGAGGCACCGGCCGCCGCGCGCGCGGACGCGCCCCGCGCCGCCACCCCCTGCGGCGTACGGGCCACCGCCCGCGTCACCGCCGCCCCCGACGGCCGCGGCGGCACCGCGCTGCCCGTCCTCGCGGGCGACGGCCCGCTCGCCCTGCGGCGCGTACGCGCCGACGGCACGTGGGCGCGCGCCCTGCTGGTGGGCGCCATGAGCGGGCCGCTCGGCGGTGACCGGTTCGCGGTGGAGGCGGCTGTACGGTCCGGTGCGCGGCTGCGGCTCGGCAGCGTCGCCGCCACGCTCGCGCTGCCGGGCCGGCACGGTGACGCGGCGCGCCACGGCGTACGGCTCACGGTGGACGACGACGCCGACCTGCACTGGCTGCCGGAGCAGCTGATCGCCGCGGAGGGCAGCGACCTCGCGGTCACCACGTACGCCGAACTCGCCCCGCGCGCCCGGCTCGTGCTGCGCGAGGAGCAGGTGCTGGGCCGCGCGGGCGACGCCGCGCCCGGACGGCTCACCAGCAGGCTGCGCGTACACCGGGCCGGGCGCGTCCTGCTCGACCAGGAGCTGGCGTGCGGCCCCGGCGCGCCCGGCGGCTGGGACGGCCCGGCCGTGCTGGCCGGGCACCGGGCGCTGGGGCAACTGGTCGTGGTGCGCCCGGAGTTCGCGGACGGACCGCCCACCGCGCGGCTCCTCGGGGACCACGCGGCACTCACGCCGCTCGCGGGCCCCGCGGCCCTCGTCCAGGTGCTGGGCGCGGACGCGCTGGAGGTGCGCCGCGTCCTGGACGGGGCGCTGGACGGGCTGCTCGGCTGA
- a CDS encoding urease subunit beta: protein MTPGEILYAEPPVALNEGRPVTRLTVRNTADRPVQVGSHYHFAEANPGLGFDRAAAHGLRLNIAAGTAVRFEPGIPAEVELVPLAGSRTVHGLRGETGGALDG, encoded by the coding sequence ATGACTCCCGGAGAGATCCTGTACGCGGAGCCGCCCGTGGCGCTCAACGAGGGCCGCCCGGTGACCCGTCTGACCGTACGCAACACCGCCGACAGGCCCGTACAGGTCGGCTCCCACTACCACTTCGCCGAGGCCAACCCCGGCCTCGGCTTCGACCGCGCCGCCGCCCACGGCCTGCGGCTGAACATCGCGGCCGGCACCGCCGTACGGTTCGAGCCGGGCATTCCCGCCGAGGTGGAGCTCGTACCGCTGGCCGGCAGCCGTACGGTGCACGGGCTGCGCGGCGAGACGGGAGGCGCGCTCGATGGCTGA